One genomic region from Rhodothermales bacterium encodes:
- a CDS encoding complex I NDUFA9 subunit family protein: MHVLVTGASGFIGKYVLNALVERGHTVRGLSRSRPEETAAWPTMEWTHGDVLQPGSLGDAMKGVHAVVHLVGIIDEKPSKGITFDAVHRKGTENVVQAARSAGVNAFVQMSANGARPDGVSEYQTSKWHAEQTVAAAGFAHWVILRPSLVFGRPEPGQEEFCTRLASTLLRPFPVWPIFGDGKYEMQPVAVENVALAFARAVDEPRAHGRTFCVAGPEAFAYTEILRRMAGGAGLSVKPMIRQPAALMEPLVTLFGGWALPISIDQFRMLLEGNTCDPAEYVDTFGIEPVPFTPETLSYLRG, encoded by the coding sequence ATGCACGTTCTGGTTACCGGAGCCTCCGGCTTCATCGGAAAATATGTCCTCAACGCGCTCGTCGAGCGCGGTCATACCGTACGGGGCCTGTCCCGCTCGCGTCCCGAAGAAACGGCAGCGTGGCCCACCATGGAATGGACGCACGGTGACGTGCTGCAACCCGGATCGCTCGGTGACGCCATGAAGGGTGTCCATGCCGTCGTCCATCTGGTCGGGATCATCGATGAGAAGCCATCCAAAGGCATCACGTTCGATGCCGTCCACCGGAAGGGTACGGAAAACGTCGTGCAGGCTGCCCGAAGTGCAGGCGTCAACGCGTTTGTCCAGATGAGCGCCAACGGAGCTCGGCCGGATGGCGTATCGGAGTACCAGACCAGCAAGTGGCACGCCGAGCAGACGGTGGCCGCCGCCGGATTCGCCCACTGGGTAATCCTGCGGCCTTCCCTGGTCTTTGGACGGCCGGAGCCGGGCCAGGAGGAGTTTTGTACTCGTCTGGCGTCCACGCTGCTGCGTCCGTTCCCGGTCTGGCCCATTTTCGGGGACGGGAAATACGAAATGCAGCCCGTCGCCGTCGAGAATGTGGCCCTGGCGTTCGCCCGTGCGGTCGACGAGCCCCGTGCCCACGGACGGACGTTCTGTGTGGCCGGACCCGAAGCCTTCGCTTATACCGAAATCCTGCGCCGGATGGCGGGCGGGGCGGGGTTGTCCGTCAAACCGATGATCCGCCAACCGGCCGCCCTCATGGAACCTCTTGTGACCCTGTTCGGCGGATGGGCGCTTCCCATCTCCATAGACCAGTTCCGCATGCTGTTGGAGGGGAATACCTGTGACCCGGCGGAATACGTGGACACGTTCGGGATTGAACCCGTACCGTTCACGCCGGAGACGCTTTCCTATCTGCGCGGCTGA
- a CDS encoding metallophosphoesterase family protein encodes MIIGILSDTHGWFHPNLATYLADVDYILHAGDVGTIDILDTLRTLAPVRAVHGNVDGWDIRHEAPEHQHLLLGGLRIWMTHIAGRPGAWQRGMGKALADEPPDVFICGHSHILQIERVRRLGGMLFLNPGAAGRQGFHQVKTCVRLHVDDGRAHKAEVIHLDDHE; translated from the coding sequence ATGATCATTGGCATCCTGTCGGACACCCATGGATGGTTCCACCCGAATCTGGCCACCTACCTGGCCGATGTAGACTATATCCTGCATGCCGGTGACGTGGGCACGATCGACATTCTCGATACCCTCCGGACCCTGGCGCCGGTCCGTGCGGTCCATGGCAACGTGGACGGGTGGGACATCCGTCATGAGGCTCCCGAGCACCAACATTTGTTGCTGGGAGGACTACGTATATGGATGACCCACATTGCCGGAAGGCCCGGTGCCTGGCAGCGCGGCATGGGAAAGGCGCTTGCAGACGAACCACCGGATGTGTTCATATGCGGGCACAGTCATATACTTCAGATAGAACGCGTACGTCGCCTGGGAGGTATGCTTTTCCTGAATCCCGGTGCGGCCGGACGACAGGGGTTCCACCAGGTAAAAACGTGCGTTCGTCTCCATGTGGATGACGGGCGGGCACACAAAGCGGAAGTGATCCATCTTGACGACCATGAATGA
- a CDS encoding DUF6252 family protein, whose amino-acid sequence MQYTSFFRFLFVALFALTLTACDSGGDGDGDTGLDSAGTLKATVAGQSFDAVLVVTTWQNGVLSITGNLGATQAGSNEQLSITLNAASVGSHSFGIGGAIGVWATGSLTALDGYTALSGTLNITTLSDNRAVGTFSFTGRNNNGDQIQVSNGEFDVKL is encoded by the coding sequence ATGCAATACACATCCTTTTTCCGATTCCTGTTCGTTGCCCTTTTTGCGCTGACGCTGACGGCCTGCGATTCCGGTGGTGACGGTGACGGCGATACCGGTCTGGACAGCGCCGGTACCCTCAAGGCCACGGTTGCCGGTCAGTCGTTCGATGCGGTCCTGGTGGTAACGACCTGGCAGAACGGGGTCCTCAGCATAACCGGTAATCTGGGTGCCACCCAGGCGGGCAGCAACGAGCAACTCAGCATCACGCTCAACGCCGCCTCGGTCGGATCCCACAGCTTCGGGATCGGTGGTGCCATCGGCGTCTGGGCAACGGGTTCCCTGACGGCCCTGGACGGCTACACGGCGCTCAGTGGCACGTTGAACATCACGACACTGAGCGACAATCGGGCCGTCGGTACGTTCTCCTTCACGGGTCGCAACAACAATGGCGACCAGATCCAGGTCTCCAACGGCGAGTTCGACGTAAAGCTCTGA
- a CDS encoding metal-dependent hydrolase, translated as MTLTYFGHSAFQLVVDGTTVLVDPFLGDNPHTDRSPDDVHPDVILLTHAHGDHWGDTAAIARRTGALVVANYEITQYLTARHGHENVHGMNTGGSWTFPWGRVTMTWALHSSSFPDGTYGGNPGGFMIEAGGLCVYAAGDTSPFHEMVWLGTDFDIDYALLPIGDCFTMGIPGSRRAADMLNPRITIPVHYNTFPPIEVDLAAWEREFSEAGHDTRVMAPDTSMDLRGA; from the coding sequence ATGACCCTCACGTATTTCGGACATTCCGCATTCCAACTCGTGGTGGACGGGACGACGGTGCTCGTGGACCCCTTCCTGGGCGACAATCCGCACACGGATCGTTCACCGGACGACGTGCACCCGGACGTCATTCTGCTTACGCATGCCCATGGAGACCATTGGGGCGACACAGCGGCCATCGCACGCCGGACAGGGGCCCTGGTCGTGGCCAACTACGAGATCACGCAGTATTTGACCGCCCGTCACGGACATGAGAACGTGCACGGCATGAACACGGGAGGGTCCTGGACCTTTCCCTGGGGACGCGTAACCATGACCTGGGCGCTTCACAGTTCCTCGTTTCCGGACGGGACCTATGGGGGCAATCCGGGCGGATTCATGATTGAAGCCGGGGGGCTGTGCGTGTATGCGGCGGGGGATACCTCCCCGTTCCATGAAATGGTCTGGCTGGGGACGGATTTTGACATTGACTATGCCCTGCTTCCGATTGGAGATTGTTTTACGATGGGCATTCCAGGGTCCCGCCGAGCCGCCGACATGTTGAACCCCCGCATTACCATTCCCGTGCACTACAACACCTTTCCGCCCATCGAAGTGGACTTGGCGGCATGGGAGCGGGAATTCAGCGAAGCGGGCCATGACACCCGTGTCATGGCACCCGATACCAGCATGGACCTGCGAGGGGCATGA
- a CDS encoding LamG-like jellyroll fold domain-containing protein, whose amino-acid sequence MVIKSIISHTRLAVCQMVLVALVAVPSAAQVRVVHVPKAVAIGQPVVLYVQVEADGLVIESSSAYRVNTVRYRTYAGWAHARISVEDQAWMMDASGLRNVAVTVTATEAVRDATLFIRPVQYAEEDRRIVRGAPVRLALPESRPALRSPFRHGVFDSKTPSNGIVREGQSIPEHHTLEFWMRTGSTDQVVATSWTGRESDPYPFEVTVDASGHVVAYRGNGREHVSLRSPGPVADGTWHHVAVVSGKWWTLMIDGAAADSLLARRLPAGTKAFRAPVSLGGAFTGALDEVRLWDRSWTPGQVRSRMRQHSTTLVDSPLLVESFESSGQRTVRSDLMLFRPPRDIQVSFRETGMTLTWQPGEPGVRTFIVERSGLDGEFEAVARMDGGVVANTDVVSWQADRPESGIRYYRIRQLHANGADVVSAAIKIGAGVEQPETALPARITGNYPNPFRERTIITYAVDRPAYIRISVWDLSGQLVRVLLDGNRPVGTHETMFIPDDLPSGTYFAHMEVDGRTQTHRMVVAR is encoded by the coding sequence ATGGTCATCAAGTCTATCATATCGCACACCCGACTCGCGGTGTGTCAGATGGTTCTCGTCGCGCTCGTGGCGGTTCCGTCGGCCGCGCAGGTCCGTGTCGTACACGTCCCCAAGGCCGTTGCGATCGGTCAACCGGTCGTATTGTACGTGCAGGTGGAGGCCGACGGCCTGGTCATTGAATCCTCTTCGGCGTACCGCGTGAATACCGTCCGATACAGGACATATGCCGGGTGGGCCCATGCGCGCATTTCGGTCGAGGATCAGGCTTGGATGATGGATGCGTCGGGTCTCCGGAATGTGGCTGTAACGGTGACGGCCACGGAGGCGGTCCGGGATGCGACGCTGTTCATCCGACCGGTCCAATACGCCGAGGAAGACCGCCGAATCGTACGCGGCGCACCCGTGCGACTTGCGCTCCCGGAAAGTCGGCCGGCTCTCCGCTCCCCGTTCAGGCATGGCGTTTTCGATTCCAAAACGCCGTCCAACGGCATCGTTCGTGAAGGGCAGTCCATCCCGGAACATCACACCCTGGAGTTCTGGATGCGAACCGGCTCCACGGACCAGGTCGTAGCCACATCATGGACGGGACGCGAATCGGATCCGTATCCCTTCGAGGTCACCGTGGACGCATCCGGACACGTTGTCGCCTATCGGGGCAACGGGCGGGAGCATGTCTCGCTGCGGAGCCCCGGACCGGTTGCGGATGGCACCTGGCATCATGTGGCCGTGGTTTCGGGGAAGTGGTGGACCTTGATGATTGACGGGGCTGCTGCCGATTCGCTGCTCGCGCGTCGCCTGCCGGCAGGCACCAAGGCGTTCCGGGCGCCCGTTTCGTTGGGAGGCGCGTTCACCGGCGCACTCGACGAAGTCCGGCTGTGGGACAGGAGTTGGACACCGGGTCAGGTCCGTTCCCGCATGCGTCAGCATTCGACGACGCTGGTGGATTCGCCGCTCCTCGTGGAGTCCTTTGAATCCTCCGGCCAGCGGACCGTGCGGTCCGACCTCATGCTGTTTCGTCCACCCCGTGACATCCAGGTCAGCTTCCGTGAAACGGGCATGACGCTGACATGGCAACCGGGTGAGCCCGGTGTCCGGACGTTCATCGTGGAGCGGTCCGGATTGGATGGGGAATTCGAAGCCGTCGCGCGGATGGACGGTGGCGTCGTGGCCAACACAGATGTCGTGTCCTGGCAGGCGGACCGCCCGGAGTCCGGTATACGGTATTACCGCATCCGCCAACTCCACGCCAACGGGGCCGATGTGGTCTCGGCCGCCATCAAGATCGGTGCCGGCGTGGAGCAGCCGGAAACGGCACTGCCCGCACGCATCACCGGGAACTATCCGAATCCGTTCCGGGAGCGAACCATCATCACCTATGCCGTCGACCGACCGGCGTACATCCGAATTTCCGTCTGGGATCTTTCGGGGCAGTTGGTCCGTGTGCTGCTTGACGGCAATCGGCCGGTCGGAACGCACGAAACCATGTTCATTCCGGACGATCTGCCCAGTGGGACGTATTTTGCCCACATGGAAGTAGACGGACGAACGCAGACGCACAGGATGGTGGTAGCCAGATGA
- a CDS encoding M28 family metallopeptidase, whose amino-acid sequence MPHAVHDARSSTLLALLSVLFISIPAQAQSITAPPAVDVRMYDIVDAVSPDRILADIQTLAGFGTRNTFSDTLSATRGIGAARRWIASEFEAIGSACGGCLEVRTQTSRIEAGSSSRAVRDVEVVNVLAIQRGSLHPDRYVIMAGDIDSRASSATDDSTDAPGANDNASGMAGVLEAARVLSAYRFPASIVYVGLSGEEQGLWGGAHMAQVAVDAGWDVIGVLNNDMISNIEGIDGVIDNRAFRIFSEPTPVTESERDRNRRRFTGGEVDGVSRQLARYVHRMTQTYMPEMNPVLIYRLDRFGRGGHHRPFNDAGFAGIRIMEMHEHYDRQHQDIRMEDGIAYGDVVEGVNADYAARLTAVNAITLAGLAAAPRQPGEVRVRGAVQPSTTLEWRAVDDPHLAGYLVHWRDTTAPQWQYSRFLGPETTSYTLEGVVIDNYLFGVSSVGKDGNQSVVVFP is encoded by the coding sequence ATGCCCCACGCCGTTCACGACGCGCGTTCGTCGACATTGCTCGCTCTTCTGTCTGTCCTGTTCATTTCGATTCCAGCACAGGCGCAGTCAATCACCGCACCACCAGCTGTCGACGTGCGGATGTATGACATTGTCGATGCGGTTTCACCCGACCGGATCCTTGCCGACATCCAGACACTCGCAGGATTCGGGACGCGGAACACGTTTTCCGATACGCTCTCGGCTACGCGAGGCATAGGTGCGGCACGCCGATGGATTGCGTCGGAATTCGAGGCCATCGGGAGCGCCTGCGGCGGATGCCTCGAGGTCCGCACGCAGACCTCGCGGATTGAAGCCGGTTCGTCCTCCCGGGCCGTTCGGGACGTCGAGGTGGTGAACGTCCTGGCCATACAGCGCGGCTCCTTGCATCCTGACCGCTACGTCATCATGGCCGGGGACATTGATTCCCGCGCATCGAGCGCGACAGACGATTCCACCGATGCACCGGGCGCGAATGACAATGCCTCGGGCATGGCCGGGGTTCTGGAGGCGGCGCGTGTGCTGTCGGCCTACCGGTTTCCTGCCTCGATCGTCTACGTAGGCCTGTCCGGTGAGGAGCAGGGGCTCTGGGGCGGCGCGCACATGGCACAGGTCGCCGTGGATGCAGGATGGGATGTCATCGGTGTCCTGAACAATGACATGATCAGCAATATCGAGGGTATTGACGGCGTCATCGACAACCGTGCATTCCGCATTTTTTCGGAGCCGACACCCGTGACCGAGTCGGAACGGGACCGGAACCGGCGGCGATTCACCGGTGGAGAAGTGGATGGCGTCTCGCGCCAGCTGGCGAGGTACGTCCACCGAATGACACAAACCTACATGCCGGAAATGAATCCGGTCCTTATCTACCGACTGGACCGATTTGGCCGCGGCGGACACCACCGGCCGTTCAACGATGCCGGGTTCGCCGGCATCCGCATCATGGAGATGCATGAACACTACGATCGGCAGCACCAGGACATCCGAATGGAGGACGGCATTGCCTACGGGGATGTCGTCGAGGGGGTGAATGCCGACTACGCCGCCCGGCTGACGGCCGTGAACGCCATCACGCTGGCCGGACTGGCTGCGGCGCCGCGGCAGCCGGGCGAAGTCCGGGTCCGCGGCGCCGTACAGCCCTCAACCACCCTGGAATGGCGTGCCGTGGACGACCCGCATCTCGCCGGATACCTGGTCCACTGGAGGGACACCACGGCGCCACAATGGCAATATTCCCGGTTTTTGGGGCCGGAAACGACCTCGTACACGCTCGAAGGCGTCGTCATTGACAACTACCTGTTCGGCGTATCGTCCGTCGGAAAGGACGGAAACCAGAGCGTGGTGGTGTTTCCCTGA
- a CDS encoding SpoIIE family protein phosphatase encodes MNDTSRTDRFDLRALYETSQLLSSSLDLEFVLSNLLRTAMGKLLVTKGAALLYDPLQSNYSVGASKGLPKLGAGTRVAIADMDVTRVMTGDDVPVELAERDIRLVFPVAFGHREIGLIGLGGKFTGEAFDEQELEFMASLVNMSSAAIHNSLMVEELKLANRDLDAKVQQLNTLFDLSQEFNSTVDRTRLVKLLTFALMGQMLVNKHLFLIRSVGDHGEDDSGVNVVTAKGINRKDVTPEVIQELCELKEMILLEGEHATGVFSDLAEKGFTLLLPIRHKGKTGAILCLGSKMTGQDYQPDEVEFLYALGNLAFVSLQNSYLVEEQIEKERLEEEMRLARDIQERLQPSSLPSVSGLETDSLALPSRHVAGDYFDAVKLDEHRMLYAIADVTGKGVPASLLMSNLQACLRILCPLDLDLTTATAHMNRVICENTGYDKFITYFHGIYDTRDGSFVYVNAGHNPPTLVRADGSFELLEKGGLLLGVIAGMPYESGTVTLKDGDVLAMFTDGVTEAMSPEGEEYGEERLEPLLVANREKTAKDILETLRREVMAFTDHAPVLSDDFTIIVLKKIPVEG; translated from the coding sequence ATGAATGATACCAGCAGAACCGACCGTTTCGACCTTCGCGCCCTGTACGAGACGAGTCAATTGCTCAGCTCTTCGCTCGACCTGGAGTTCGTATTGAGCAACCTGTTGCGGACGGCCATGGGCAAATTGTTGGTCACCAAGGGGGCAGCCCTGCTCTACGATCCGCTCCAGTCCAACTACTCGGTGGGTGCCTCCAAAGGATTGCCCAAGCTGGGTGCAGGTACGCGTGTTGCGATTGCCGACATGGACGTCACCCGGGTTATGACGGGAGATGACGTGCCTGTGGAACTGGCCGAAAGGGACATCCGCCTGGTCTTTCCGGTGGCCTTCGGGCATCGGGAAATCGGACTTATCGGCCTCGGAGGGAAGTTCACGGGTGAGGCCTTTGACGAGCAGGAGCTGGAGTTCATGGCTTCGCTCGTGAACATGTCATCCGCGGCCATCCACAACTCGCTGATGGTCGAGGAATTGAAGCTGGCGAACCGGGACCTGGATGCCAAGGTCCAGCAGTTGAACACGCTGTTCGACCTGTCGCAGGAATTCAACTCCACGGTGGACCGGACGCGGCTGGTCAAACTGCTGACGTTTGCCCTCATGGGGCAGATGCTGGTCAACAAGCACCTTTTCCTCATCCGGTCCGTGGGCGATCACGGCGAGGATGATTCAGGTGTGAACGTGGTCACCGCGAAAGGCATCAACCGCAAGGATGTCACCCCCGAGGTCATCCAGGAATTGTGCGAGCTCAAGGAAATGATCCTGCTTGAGGGCGAGCACGCAACCGGCGTGTTTTCAGACCTGGCCGAGAAGGGGTTCACCTTGCTCCTTCCTATCCGCCATAAGGGAAAGACGGGGGCCATATTGTGTCTGGGCTCCAAGATGACCGGTCAGGACTACCAGCCTGATGAGGTGGAATTCCTGTACGCTCTCGGCAATCTGGCCTTCGTGTCGCTCCAGAACTCCTATCTGGTGGAGGAACAGATCGAAAAGGAGCGGCTGGAGGAGGAAATGCGGCTGGCACGGGACATCCAGGAGCGCCTGCAGCCGAGTTCCCTGCCGTCGGTTTCGGGCCTGGAGACCGACAGCCTTGCGTTGCCCAGTCGTCACGTGGCCGGGGATTATTTCGATGCGGTCAAGTTGGATGAGCACCGGATGTTGTACGCCATCGCGGACGTCACCGGAAAGGGCGTGCCGGCATCGCTCCTGATGTCGAATCTGCAGGCCTGTCTGCGGATCCTGTGCCCCCTGGATCTGGACCTGACCACGGCGACGGCCCATATGAACCGGGTCATCTGTGAGAATACGGGCTACGACAAGTTCATCACCTATTTCCACGGGATCTATGACACGCGGGACGGATCCTTCGTGTATGTGAACGCCGGTCACAACCCACCAACGCTCGTACGGGCCGACGGCAGTTTCGAATTGCTGGAGAAAGGCGGGTTGCTGCTGGGTGTGATAGCCGGAATGCCCTATGAATCCGGGACGGTCACGTTGAAAGATGGCGATGTCCTGGCCATGTTCACGGACGGCGTGACGGAGGCCATGAGTCCGGAAGGGGAGGAGTACGGCGAAGAGCGATTGGAGCCGTTGCTCGTCGCGAACCGCGAGAAAACCGCCAAGGACATCCTGGAGACGCTTCGCAGGGAAGTCATGGCGTTCACGGACCATGCTCCGGTACTGTCGGATGACTTTACCATCATCGTACTCAAGAAAATACCCGTGGAAGGGTAG